From one Lolium rigidum isolate FL_2022 chromosome 4, APGP_CSIRO_Lrig_0.1, whole genome shotgun sequence genomic stretch:
- the LOC124646974 gene encoding E3 ubiquitin-protein ligase CHIP-like → MAAAAAAAATSDGVGAGVARQAELRRAEGNACFRKARLGAAIDCYTEAIALCPDVAVYWMNRGLCHFRRKDWARVEEDSRRALALDDALFKGHYLLGCALLEKEECAIAVEEFQKALNLLKSSNSVDKMAEDIWQVLAKAKYLHWEKHSTERVWKMQSLREACENALQEHHFLSGTLPEHSDNEYSEQCKLLSEVFTKAVLDDTPGDVPDYLCCQITFEIFRDPVITPSGVTYERGILLEHLRKVGNFDPVTREPLKEHQLVPNLAIKEAVQAYLKEHSWAYKS, encoded by the exons atggcggcggcggcggcggcggcggcgacgtcggaCGGGGTCGGCGCCGGCGTGGCCCGGCAGGCGGAGCTCCGGCGCGCCGAGGGCAACGCGTGCTTCCGCAAGGCCCGCCTCGGCGCCGCCATCGACTGCTACACCGAG GCGATTGCGCTGTGCCCCGACGTGGCCGTGTACTGGATGAACCGGGGCCTCTGCCACTTCAGGCGCAA GGACTGGGCCAGGGTCGAGGAGGACAGCAGGAGGGCTCTCGCGCTCGACGACGCCCTGTTCAAG GGGCATTATCTGCTAGGATGCGCCCTGCTCGAGAAGGAAGAGTGCGCTATCGCCGTGGAAGAATTTCAGAAG GCTTTGAATCTCCTCAAGTCTTCGAATTCAGTGGATAAAATGGCGGAGGACATCTGGCAGGTACTTGCCAAGGCGAAATATCTGCACTGGGAAAAACACTCCACTGAACGAGTTTGGAAGATGCAAAGCTTAAG GGAAGCATGTGAAAATGCTCTGCAGGAGCATCACTTTCTTAGCGGCACACTTCCGGAACACTCTGACAATGAGTACTCAGAACAATGCAAACTATTATCTGAAGTCTTCACGAAAGCTGTACTTGATGACACACCAGGAGAT GTGCCTGACTACCTTTGCTGTCAAATAACTTTTGAGATTTTTAGAGATCCAGTTATCACACCAAGTGGTGTGACATATGAAAGGGGCATATTACTTGAGCATCTTCGCAAG GTGGGAAATTTCGACCCAGTGACACGGGAGCCCTTGAAGGAGCATCAGTTGGTTCCGAATCTTGCCATCAAGGAAGCAGTCCAGGCCTACCTCAAGGAGCACAGCTGGGCCTACAAGTCTTAA